In Polaribacter sp. L3A8, a genomic segment contains:
- the secG gene encoding preprotein translocase subunit SecG, which yields MSYTAFLILILIVAIALILIVMVQNPKGGGLSSSFGGGGSQSLGGVQNTNNFLDRTTWTLAIAMFALILLANFAIPRSGDNNFELKNTLDGIETTTPVENPTPATNDSLN from the coding sequence ATGAGTTACACAGCATTTTTAATTCTAATTTTGATTGTAGCCATTGCATTAATCTTAATAGTGATGGTTCAAAATCCTAAAGGCGGAGGGTTATCTTCTTCTTTTGGAGGTGGTGGATCACAATCTTTAGGTGGAGTACAAAACACTAACAATTTTTTAGACAGAACAACTTGGACTTTAGCAATCGCTATGTTTGCTTTAATTTTATTAGCAAACTTTGCTATACCAAGAAGTGGAGACAACAACTTTGAGTTAAAAAACACTTTAGACGGTATTGAAACTACAACTCCTGTTGAAAACCCAACTCCAGCAACTAACGATAGTTTAAACTAA
- a CDS encoding co-chaperone GroES translates to MGLNIKPLADRVLVEPAPAETKTASGLIIPDNAKEKPQQGTVVAIGNGKVDEPLTVKIGDTVLYSKYGGTDLKLEGKDYLMMRESDILAII, encoded by the coding sequence ATGGGATTAAACATTAAACCTTTAGCAGACAGAGTACTTGTAGAACCTGCTCCAGCAGAAACAAAAACAGCATCAGGATTAATTATTCCTGATAATGCAAAAGAAAAACCACAACAAGGAACTGTTGTTGCAATTGGAAACGGTAAAGTTGATGAGCCTTTAACTGTTAAAATTGGTGATACTGTTTTATATAGTAAATACGGTGGAACTGATTTAAAATTAGAAGGAAAAGATTATTTAATGATGCGTGAAAGCGACATTTTAGCAATTATTTAA
- a CDS encoding four helix bundle protein, which translates to MRDFKKYDIWKLSHLFTLKIYDATKSYPKDEIYGLVSQIRRASSSIPTNISEGCGRDSDAEFNRFLTIALGSASEVEYQLILSKDLNYINETSFINLTEEINIIKRKIYSLKQKLK; encoded by the coding sequence ATGAGAGATTTTAAAAAATATGATATCTGGAAACTAAGTCATCTATTTACATTAAAAATATATGACGCCACAAAGTCTTATCCTAAAGATGAAATATATGGTCTTGTTTCTCAAATAAGAAGAGCCTCATCTTCAATACCAACCAACATTAGTGAAGGTTGTGGTAGAGATAGTGACGCTGAATTCAATCGTTTTTTAACAATAGCTTTAGGTTCTGCATCAGAAGTTGAATATCAATTAATTCTTTCAAAAGATTTAAATTATATTAATGAAACATCATTTATTAATTTAACTGAAGAAATTAATATAATAAAAAGGAAAATTTATTCCTTAAAACAAAAATTAAAATAA
- the groL gene encoding chaperonin GroEL (60 kDa chaperone family; promotes refolding of misfolded polypeptides especially under stressful conditions; forms two stacked rings of heptamers to form a barrel-shaped 14mer; ends can be capped by GroES; misfolded proteins enter the barrel where they are refolded when GroES binds), which translates to MAKHIKFDIEARDGLKRGVDALANAVKVTLGPKGRNVIISKSFGAPTVTKDGVSVAKEIELENELENMGAQMVKEVASKTNDLAGDGTTTATVLAQAIVKEGLKNVAAGANPMDLKRGIDKAVAAIIADLEKQTKKVGNSSDKIKQVAAISANNDNTIGELIATAFSKVGKEGVITVEEAKGMETYVDVVEGMQFDRGYLSPYFVTDADKMIADLENPYILLFDKKISNLQEILPILEPVSQSGRPLLIIAEDVDGQALATLVVNKLRGGLKIAAVKAPGFGDRRKAMLEDIAILTGGTVISEERGFSLENATLDLLGTAETITVDKDNTTIVNGAGNAEAIKTRVNQIKAQIETTTSDYDKEKLQERLAKLAGGVAVLYVGAASEVEMKEKKDRVDDALHATRAAVEEGIVAGGGVALVRAKRVLEKIITDNLDETTGVQIINKAIEAPLRIIVENAGGEGSVVLNKVLEGKKDFGYDAKNDVYVDMLEAGIIDPKKVTRVALENAASVAGMILTTECALVDIKEDAPAGMPPMGGGMPGMM; encoded by the coding sequence ATGGCAAAACATATAAAATTTGATATCGAAGCAAGAGACGGTTTAAAACGTGGAGTTGATGCTTTAGCAAATGCAGTAAAAGTAACTTTAGGACCAAAAGGAAGAAACGTAATTATTTCTAAATCTTTTGGAGCACCAACAGTAACTAAAGACGGAGTTTCTGTAGCAAAAGAAATTGAGTTAGAAAACGAGCTAGAAAACATGGGAGCTCAAATGGTAAAAGAAGTTGCATCTAAAACCAACGATTTAGCTGGTGATGGAACAACAACTGCTACAGTTCTTGCACAAGCAATTGTAAAAGAAGGTTTAAAAAATGTTGCTGCAGGTGCAAATCCAATGGATTTAAAACGTGGAATTGACAAAGCTGTTGCTGCAATTATTGCAGATTTAGAAAAACAAACTAAAAAAGTTGGTAATTCTTCAGATAAAATAAAACAAGTTGCTGCAATTTCTGCAAATAACGATAACACTATTGGTGAGTTAATTGCTACTGCTTTTTCTAAAGTAGGTAAAGAAGGTGTTATTACTGTTGAAGAAGCTAAAGGAATGGAAACTTATGTTGATGTTGTAGAAGGTATGCAGTTTGACAGAGGTTATTTATCTCCTTACTTTGTAACTGATGCAGACAAAATGATTGCTGACTTAGAAAACCCTTATATCTTATTGTTTGATAAAAAGATTTCTAACTTACAAGAAATTCTTCCAATTCTAGAACCAGTTTCTCAATCAGGAAGACCTTTATTAATTATTGCCGAAGACGTAGACGGACAAGCATTGGCTACTTTAGTGGTAAATAAATTACGTGGTGGTTTAAAAATTGCTGCTGTAAAAGCTCCTGGTTTTGGAGACAGAAGAAAAGCAATGTTAGAAGACATCGCAATCTTAACAGGTGGAACCGTAATTTCTGAAGAAAGAGGTTTTTCTTTAGAAAACGCAACTTTAGATTTACTAGGTACTGCAGAAACAATAACTGTAGATAAAGATAATACTACAATTGTAAATGGTGCTGGTAATGCAGAAGCTATTAAAACAAGAGTAAACCAAATTAAAGCTCAGATTGAAACTACAACTTCTGATTACGACAAAGAAAAATTACAAGAACGTTTAGCTAAGTTAGCTGGTGGTGTTGCAGTTTTATATGTTGGTGCTGCTTCTGAAGTAGAAATGAAAGAGAAAAAAGACAGAGTTGATGATGCTTTACACGCTACAAGAGCTGCAGTAGAAGAAGGTATTGTTGCTGGTGGTGGTGTTGCTTTAGTTCGCGCTAAAAGAGTTTTAGAAAAAATTATTACTGATAATTTAGATGAAACTACAGGTGTACAAATCATTAACAAAGCTATTGAAGCTCCTCTAAGAATTATTGTAGAGAATGCTGGTGGTGAAGGTTCTGTTGTTTTAAACAAGGTTTTAGAAGGTAAAAAAGACTTTGGTTATGACGCTAAAAATGACGTATATGTTGATATGCTAGAAGCAGGAATTATAGATCCTAAAAAAGTAACTCGTGTTGCATTAGAAAATGCTGCCTCTGTTGCCGGAATGATCTTAACTACAGAATGTGCTTTAGTAGACATTAAAGAAGATGCTCCTGCAGGAATGCCTCCAATGGGTGGTGGTATGCCAGGAATGATGTAG
- a CDS encoding heavy-metal-associated domain-containing protein has translation MKKIVFIFSLLLIGFSVQSQEVKKNKNAKITFEVDGICGMCKKRIETAALKTQGVKFVLWSVETHQLNLIMDERKTDVLSVQQNILAVGHDVFDADDKKVVATTEAYNSVHPCCKYRDEEIILDHKGDLKKQKKQ, from the coding sequence ATGAAAAAAATAGTATTTATATTCAGCCTGTTATTGATTGGTTTTTCGGTGCAATCACAAGAAGTAAAAAAGAATAAAAACGCAAAAATCACTTTTGAGGTAGATGGAATTTGTGGTATGTGTAAAAAAAGAATAGAAACGGCTGCTTTAAAAACACAAGGAGTAAAGTTTGTGCTTTGGAGTGTAGAAACACATCAATTAAACTTAATTATGGACGAACGTAAAACAGATGTTTTATCGGTGCAACAAAATATTTTAGCAGTTGGTCATGATGTTTTTGATGCTGATGATAAAAAAGTTGTGGCAACCACAGAGGCGTATAATTCTGTGCATCCGTGTTGTAAATATAGAGATGAAGAAATTATTTTAGATCACAAAGGCGATTTGAAAAAACAAAAGAAGCAATAA
- a CDS encoding TonB-dependent receptor, with the protein MKKKILSSFLLLIPFVIFSQTTFKGMIMDKNNPKDNLGVEGASVHWLHTNVSAITNKKGWFSIPYKEEYKKLVVNYLGYKTDTISIPSLKAIHHFLTEQSELKEVIVTAKKKATYKPFLTTANMFTVNSDELLKAACCNLAESFETNPSIDVSFSDALTGTKQIQMLGLTSRYLLITEENIPSVRGASQAFGLTFTPGTWVESIQITKGAGSVVNGYESISGQINAELVKPFSDNKFFLNAYSSLDGRLELNTHFNQRVSDKWHTGVYIHGNYRGEKFDKNNDNFLDNPLANQINVMNRWQYIDAEKGWVSFINVRFLNDEKQTGELGFNPKLDKGKTNAWGSEIDTQRFETSLKLGYVFPELPYQNIGLQMAYSNHQQDSYFGLNVYDIQHQSVYSNLMFSSIIGDTRNKFKTGISFTYDKYDELVNINNFDRKENSLGAFFEYAYDNLDNFSFTAGARIDTHNLLGTFVTPRLHVRYVPWTNSVVRASFGRGKRSANIFAENQQLFASSRQIKIDNVDGNIYGLNPEIAWNYGVSYMQKFNFFDKKGDITFDFYQTDFKNQVVVDWERPQEISFYDLKGKSIANSFQVEINYNIAPFFNFRTAYKYFDISTDYKKGNLQKPIQPKNRFFANLSFETLAEENGSQWKFDVTFNSIGKQRLPFTGSNPVEYQLPGYSSSYQILNSQITKVFSNQFEVYVGAENLTNVQQKNPILASDDPFGDYFDSTIVYSPIFGRAMYVGLRYKIK; encoded by the coding sequence ATGAAAAAAAAGATATTAAGTAGTTTTTTACTGCTTATTCCATTTGTAATTTTCTCTCAAACTACTTTTAAGGGGATGATTATGGATAAAAATAACCCAAAAGATAATCTAGGAGTAGAGGGGGCAAGTGTACATTGGTTACATACAAACGTTAGTGCTATTACAAATAAAAAAGGATGGTTTTCTATACCTTATAAAGAAGAGTACAAGAAGTTAGTCGTTAATTATTTAGGGTATAAAACGGATACAATTTCAATACCAAGTCTAAAAGCTATTCATCATTTTTTAACAGAACAAAGTGAGTTAAAAGAAGTAATTGTTACGGCTAAAAAGAAAGCTACCTATAAACCGTTCTTAACAACCGCTAATATGTTTACAGTTAATTCAGACGAATTACTAAAAGCGGCGTGTTGTAATTTGGCAGAAAGTTTTGAAACAAATCCTTCTATAGATGTTAGTTTTTCTGATGCTTTAACGGGGACAAAACAAATACAAATGTTAGGTTTAACAAGTCGATATTTGTTAATTACAGAAGAGAATATTCCATCTGTTAGAGGTGCTTCTCAAGCATTCGGACTCACATTTACTCCAGGAACTTGGGTAGAAAGTATTCAGATTACAAAAGGAGCAGGGTCTGTTGTTAATGGTTACGAGAGTATATCTGGACAAATAAATGCTGAATTGGTAAAGCCTTTTTCTGATAATAAATTCTTTTTAAATGCCTATTCTTCTTTAGATGGTCGGTTAGAGCTAAATACGCATTTTAATCAGCGTGTTTCAGACAAATGGCATACAGGTGTTTATATTCATGGAAATTATAGAGGTGAAAAGTTTGATAAAAACAACGATAACTTTCTAGATAATCCCTTGGCGAATCAAATTAACGTAATGAATCGTTGGCAATATATTGATGCAGAAAAAGGTTGGGTAAGTTTTATAAATGTTCGTTTTTTAAATGATGAAAAACAAACTGGAGAGCTCGGTTTTAACCCTAAGTTAGATAAAGGCAAAACTAACGCTTGGGGAAGTGAAATAGATACACAGCGTTTTGAGACTTCTTTAAAATTAGGCTATGTTTTTCCTGAGCTACCTTATCAGAATATTGGTCTTCAAATGGCATATAGTAATCATCAACAAGATTCTTATTTTGGTTTAAATGTGTACGATATTCAACATCAAAGTGTGTATTCTAATTTAATGTTTAGTTCTATTATTGGCGATACTAGAAATAAATTTAAAACAGGAATCAGCTTTACGTATGATAAATATGATGAGTTGGTAAATATTAATAATTTTGATAGAAAAGAGAACTCCTTAGGTGCTTTCTTTGAATATGCGTACGATAATTTAGATAACTTTAGTTTTACTGCTGGCGCTAGAATTGATACGCATAATTTATTAGGTACTTTTGTTACACCACGTTTACATGTTAGGTATGTGCCTTGGACTAACAGTGTTGTAAGAGCTTCTTTTGGAAGAGGGAAGAGAAGTGCAAATATCTTTGCAGAAAATCAGCAACTTTTTGCGAGTTCTAGGCAAATTAAGATTGATAATGTTGATGGAAATATCTATGGATTGAATCCTGAAATTGCATGGAATTACGGAGTTTCATATATGCAGAAATTTAATTTTTTTGATAAAAAAGGAGACATTACGTTCGATTTTTACCAAACGGATTTTAAAAACCAAGTTGTTGTAGATTGGGAACGTCCGCAAGAAATTTCTTTTTATGATTTAAAAGGGAAAAGTATTGCAAATAGTTTTCAGGTAGAAATAAATTACAATATTGCTCCTTTTTTTAATTTTAGAACCGCATATAAATATTTTGATATTTCTACGGATTATAAAAAAGGAAATTTACAAAAACCAATTCAGCCTAAAAATAGATTTTTCGCCAATCTTTCTTTTGAAACTCTTGCAGAAGAAAACGGTTCTCAATGGAAGTTTGATGTTACTTTTAATAGTATTGGAAAGCAGCGTTTGCCTTTTACAGGGTCAAACCCAGTTGAATATCAATTACCAGGATACTCGAGTTCGTATCAAATACTGAATTCACAAATAACAAAAGTGTTTTCTAATCAATTTGAGGTTTATGTAGGTGCAGAAAACCTGACCAACGTTCAGCAGAAAAATCCTATTTTAGCAAGTGATGATCCTTTTGGAGATTATTTTGATAGTACAATTGTGTACTCGCCAATTTTTGGAAGAGCAATGTATGTTGGCTTGCGTTATAAAATTAAATAA
- a CDS encoding HYC_CC_PP family protein: MKPFFSKIASFLLALLVLFSTFSFTVEKHYCGDALMDVSFLGNVDDSCGVEIEEIDVKKNCCKDEVHHIEGQDELRQVLVDDFDFSKQQFFASFYLTYSNLFIEKESKKSYCKDFYPPDIRVDYQVSYQSFLI; the protein is encoded by the coding sequence ATGAAACCGTTTTTTTCTAAAATAGCATCCTTTTTATTAGCACTTTTAGTGTTGTTTTCTACCTTTTCTTTTACGGTAGAAAAGCATTATTGTGGAGATGCTCTTATGGATGTTTCTTTTTTAGGAAATGTTGATGATAGCTGTGGCGTTGAAATAGAAGAAATTGATGTAAAGAAAAATTGTTGCAAAGACGAAGTGCATCATATAGAAGGGCAAGACGAATTAAGACAAGTTCTGGTTGATGATTTTGATTTCTCTAAACAACAGTTTTTTGCTTCTTTCTATCTTACTTATAGCAATCTGTTTATAGAAAAGGAATCAAAAAAAAGCTATTGCAAAGATTTTTATCCACCAGATATACGTGTAGATTATCAGGTTTCTTACCAATCTTTTTTAATTTGA
- a CDS encoding exosortase F system-associated membrane protein encodes MNKYIKIALVLILFLLLFVVRSVASKLFYDPLVMYFKNDYLYKSIDNIDVWRLTVNLLYRYILNSIISLGLIWVLFERKDYLKFSAFFLMLAFMILIVVFVFLIRDNFESGYLLPFYIRRFIIHPIFLLILLPAFYYQKLSNR; translated from the coding sequence ATGAATAAATACATTAAAATAGCGCTAGTGTTAATCCTTTTTTTACTACTATTTGTGGTAAGATCGGTTGCTTCTAAATTGTTTTATGATCCTTTAGTAATGTATTTTAAAAATGATTATTTATATAAAAGTATTGATAATATTGATGTTTGGCGTTTAACTGTAAATCTGTTGTATAGATATATTTTAAATTCAATAATATCATTAGGTTTAATTTGGGTGCTATTTGAAAGGAAAGATTACCTTAAATTCTCAGCTTTTTTCTTGATGCTAGCGTTTATGATTCTTATTGTAGTTTTTGTGTTTTTAATTAGAGATAATTTTGAAAGTGGATATTTATTACCTTTTTACATTCGAAGATTTATCATTCATCCCATATTTTTGTTAATATTATTGCCCGCGTTCTATTACCAAAAATTGAGTAATAGATAA
- the xrtF gene encoding exosortase family protein XrtF produces MKKNKSIIIFLIKFFVTYFLLVTIYNTYLHKSQQKIDTFQTASITTAVANQTVKVLTFFGYQVQAIQHDKEVSVKLIIENQYTARVIEGCNSISLIILFISFIIAFSGTFKATFLFAVFGSIFIYIVNVLRIAFLTVMIYKYPHKVGFLHDLVFPAIIYGTVFLLWVIWVNKFSNLKK; encoded by the coding sequence GTGAAAAAAAATAAAAGTATCATCATTTTTCTTATTAAGTTTTTTGTAACTTATTTTCTGTTAGTAACCATTTATAATACATACTTACATAAATCTCAACAAAAAATAGATACTTTTCAAACGGCATCAATAACAACGGCAGTGGCAAACCAAACCGTTAAAGTGCTTACTTTTTTCGGTTATCAGGTACAGGCTATTCAGCATGATAAAGAAGTTTCTGTTAAATTAATTATAGAAAACCAATATACAGCGAGAGTTATTGAAGGGTGTAATTCTATTAGTTTAATTATTCTATTTATTTCATTTATTATAGCCTTTTCCGGAACCTTTAAAGCTACTTTTTTGTTTGCCGTTTTTGGTAGTATATTTATTTATATTGTTAATGTTTTAAGAATAGCATTTCTTACAGTTATGATTTATAAGTATCCGCATAAAGTAGGTTTTTTACATGATTTAGTTTTTCCTGCCATTATTTATGGTACCGTTTTTTTACTTTGGGTGATATGGGTTAATAAATTTTCTAATTTAAAAAAATGA
- a CDS encoding GAF domain-containing protein: MNIDILQKQIDKIISSNTTIDEKLQAICDYLEKEISYYDWVGFYFKNGDKNELKLAQFTGEETEHTIIPFGKGICGQVAVSNENFVVQDVSAQENYISCGWKVKSEIVIPIFVNGENIGQIDIDSHTANTFSAKDEALLEYICKELSNIL; the protein is encoded by the coding sequence ATGAATATAGATATTTTACAAAAACAAATAGACAAAATTATTTCATCTAACACAACAATAGATGAGAAATTACAAGCTATATGCGATTATTTAGAAAAAGAAATCTCTTACTATGATTGGGTTGGTTTCTATTTTAAAAATGGAGATAAAAACGAATTAAAATTAGCGCAATTTACAGGTGAGGAAACAGAACACACTATTATTCCCTTCGGTAAAGGTATTTGCGGACAAGTTGCTGTGAGTAATGAAAACTTTGTTGTACAAGATGTTTCTGCTCAAGAGAATTATATTTCTTGTGGATGGAAAGTAAAATCGGAAATTGTAATACCCATTTTTGTGAACGGCGAAAACATTGGGCAAATAGATATTGATTCTCATACAGCAAATACATTTTCCGCAAAAGACGAAGCACTTTTAGAGTATATCTGTAAAGAATTATCAAATATTCTTTAA
- the purH gene encoding bifunctional phosphoribosylaminoimidazolecarboxamide formyltransferase/IMP cyclohydrolase has protein sequence MSTSKTIKSALISVFHKDGLEPVVKKLNDLNVTIYSTGGTEKFIKDLGINVIPVDEVTSYPSILGGRVKTLHPKVFGGILNRQDNESDVAELAEFNIPQIDLVIVDLYPFEKTVASGAPEQDIVEKIDIGGISLIRAAAKNFKDTFIVSSMDQYEGFLNILNENNGETTIADRKKFAAKAFNISSHYDTAIFNYFNEDEIVYKASEQNANVLRYGENPHQKGYFFGDLEAMFDKLHGKELSYNNLLDVDAAVNLIQEFKGEAPTFAILKHNNACGFAQRETISQAYTDALAGDPVSAFGGVLIANTEIDKETAEKIHTLFCEVVIAPSFSDNALAILKGKKNRIILIQKDAVLPTTTVRTCLNGSLVQDKDSITDQLSDLKYATNNKPTQSELDDLLFASKLCKNTKSNTIILVKNKQLLAGGTGQTSRVDALNQAIEKANSFNFDLNGCVMASDAFFPFPDCVEIADNAGIKSVIQPGGSIKDQLSIDYCNEHNISMVMTGTRHFKH, from the coding sequence ATGAGCACTTCAAAAACAATTAAATCCGCATTAATTTCGGTATTTCACAAAGATGGTCTAGAACCAGTTGTAAAAAAATTAAATGATCTTAATGTAACTATCTATTCTACAGGTGGTACAGAGAAATTTATTAAAGATTTAGGAATCAATGTTATTCCGGTAGACGAGGTTACTTCTTACCCATCTATACTTGGTGGTAGAGTTAAAACATTACATCCTAAAGTTTTTGGAGGAATTCTTAACAGACAAGATAACGAAAGTGATGTTGCTGAATTAGCAGAATTTAATATTCCACAAATAGATTTAGTAATCGTAGATTTATATCCGTTTGAAAAAACAGTTGCTTCTGGAGCACCAGAACAAGATATTGTTGAGAAAATTGATATTGGGGGAATCTCTTTAATAAGAGCCGCTGCAAAGAATTTTAAAGACACATTTATTGTTTCTTCTATGGACCAATATGAAGGTTTCTTAAATATTCTTAATGAGAATAATGGAGAGACAACTATTGCCGACAGAAAGAAATTTGCTGCAAAAGCCTTTAATATTTCTTCTCATTATGATACTGCTATTTTTAACTACTTTAATGAAGATGAAATAGTTTATAAAGCTAGCGAACAAAACGCAAACGTTTTACGTTATGGAGAAAACCCTCATCAAAAAGGATATTTCTTTGGAGACCTAGAAGCAATGTTTGATAAACTTCATGGTAAAGAATTAAGCTACAACAATTTATTAGATGTTGATGCTGCTGTAAATTTAATTCAAGAATTTAAAGGAGAAGCACCAACTTTTGCTATTTTAAAACACAACAATGCTTGTGGTTTTGCACAAAGAGAAACAATTAGTCAAGCTTACACAGATGCTTTAGCAGGAGATCCTGTTTCTGCTTTTGGTGGTGTATTAATTGCAAACACAGAAATAGACAAAGAAACAGCAGAGAAAATTCATACTTTATTTTGTGAGGTTGTAATTGCACCTTCTTTTTCTGATAATGCTTTAGCTATTTTAAAAGGAAAGAAAAACAGAATTATCTTAATTCAAAAAGACGCAGTGTTACCTACAACAACTGTAAGAACTTGTTTAAACGGTTCTTTAGTTCAAGATAAAGATAGTATTACAGATCAATTATCAGATTTAAAATACGCTACTAACAATAAACCTACTCAAAGCGAGTTAGATGATTTGTTATTTGCTTCTAAATTGTGTAAAAACACAAAATCTAACACTATAATACTTGTTAAAAACAAACAATTATTAGCTGGAGGAACAGGACAAACTAGTAGAGTTGATGCGTTAAACCAAGCTATTGAAAAAGCAAATTCTTTTAATTTTGATTTAAATGGATGTGTAATGGCAAGTGATGCATTTTTTCCTTTTCCAGATTGTGTAGAAATTGCAGATAATGCAGGTATAAAAAGTGTTATTCAACCTGGAGGATCAATTAAAGATCAATTAAGTATAGACTATTGTAATGAACACAATATATCTATGGTAATGACAGGAACAAGACATTTTAAACATTAA
- a CDS encoding rod shape-determining protein, with protein sequence MGFFDFMTEDIAIDLGTANTLIIHNGKVVIDSPSIVARNRITGEIIAIGKEANLMQGKTHENIKTIRPLKDGVIADFEASEQMIKEFVKQIPSIKKRLFPPALRMVICIPSGITEVEKRAVRDSAKHMNAKEIYLIYEPMAAAIGVGIDIMEPKGNMIIDIGGGTTEIAVIALGGIVCDQSVKVAGDLFTNDIMYYMRTQHNLHVGESTAEKIKITIGAATEDLETPPDEMLVQGRDLLSGKPKQVQVSYREIAKALDKSILRIEDAVMETLSKTPPELAADIYNTGIYLAGGGSMLRGLDKRLSRKTDLPVYVAEDPLRAVVRGTGIALKELKKYKNVLMK encoded by the coding sequence ATGGGTTTTTTCGATTTTATGACGGAAGATATTGCGATTGATTTAGGAACCGCAAATACTTTAATAATTCACAACGGTAAAGTGGTTATTGATAGTCCTTCTATAGTTGCAAGAAATAGGATTACTGGAGAAATTATTGCAATTGGAAAGGAAGCCAATTTAATGCAAGGAAAAACCCATGAAAATATTAAAACAATTCGTCCTTTAAAAGACGGAGTTATTGCAGATTTTGAAGCTTCAGAACAGATGATAAAGGAATTTGTAAAGCAAATTCCATCAATTAAGAAGCGTTTATTTCCGCCTGCATTAAGAATGGTTATCTGTATTCCTTCTGGAATTACAGAAGTAGAAAAACGAGCTGTTCGTGATTCTGCAAAACACATGAATGCAAAAGAAATCTATTTAATTTATGAACCTATGGCTGCTGCTATTGGTGTTGGTATAGACATTATGGAGCCAAAAGGAAACATGATTATAGATATAGGTGGTGGTACAACAGAAATTGCTGTAATAGCACTAGGTGGTATTGTTTGTGATCAATCTGTAAAAGTTGCAGGAGATCTTTTTACAAATGATATTATGTACTATATGCGTACCCAACACAATTTACACGTTGGAGAATCTACTGCAGAAAAAATTAAAATTACCATTGGTGCAGCAACAGAAGATTTAGAAACTCCGCCAGATGAAATGTTAGTTCAAGGTAGAGATCTATTAAGTGGAAAACCAAAACAAGTGCAAGTTTCTTATAGAGAAATAGCCAAAGCATTAGACAAATCTATTTTAAGAATTGAAGATGCCGTTATGGAAACATTATCTAAAACTCCACCAGAATTAGCTGCCGATATTTATAATACAGGTATCTATTTAGCAGGAGGTGGCTCTATGCTAAGAGGTTTAGATAAACGTTTGTCTAGAAAAACAGATTTACCTGTGTATGTTGCAGAAGATCCGTTAAGAGCTGTAGTTCGTGGAACAGGTATTGCCTTAAAAGAATTAAAAAAATACAAAAATGTATTAATGAAATAG